GACTTTTCATTCCAGAGAGAAACTGAAGCACAGCAACATGCGGTTCAACGAGAACAGCACGCTTACGTATACGGCGGAGCGGTTCCTCATCTACCTGCCCGACCACAACACCATTGACTTGAACCAGACGCTCGTCGTGCCCAATCTAGCCATACTGGTGAGTGCTGACACTGTTGCGTGACGATTAGAGCACGCTCACGTACACGGCGGAGCGGTTCCTAATCTACCTGCCTGACCACAACAGCATTGACTTGAACCAGACGCTGGTCGTGCCCAACCTGGCCATACAGGTGAGTGCTGACACTGTCGAGAGCGTAGAAGAGCACGTTCACGTACACGGTGGAGCGGTTCCTCATCTACCTGCCCGACCACAACACCATTGACTTGAACCAGACGCTCGTCGTGCCCAATCTAGCCATACTGGTGAGTGCTGACACTGTTGCGTGACGATTAGAGCACGCTCACGTACACGGCGGAGCGGTTCCTAATCTACCTGCCTGACCACAACAGCATTGACTTGAACCAGACGCTGGTCGTGCCCAACCTGGCCATACAGGTGAGTGCTGACACTGTCGAGAGCGTAGAAGAGCACGTTCACGTACACGGTGGAGCGGTTCCTCATCTACCTGCCCGACCACAACACCATTGACTTGAACCAGACGCTCGTCGTGCCCAATCTAGCCATACTGGTGAGTGCTGACACTGTTGCGTGACGATTAGAGCACGCTCACGTACACGGCGGAGCGGTTCCTAATCTACCTGCCTGACCACAACAGCATTGACTTGAACCAGACGCTGGTCGTGCCCAACCTGGCCATACAGGTGAGTGCTGACACTGTCGAGAGCGTAGAAGAGCACGTTCACGTACACGGTGGAGCGGTTCCTCATCTACCTGCCCGACCACAACACCATTGACTTGAACCAGACGCTCGTCGTGCCCAATCTAGCCATACTGGTGAGTGCTGACACTGTTGCGTGACGATTAGAGCACGCTCACGTACACGGCGGAGCGGTTCCTAATCTACCTGCCTGACCACAACAGCATTGACTTGAACCAGACGCTGGTCGTGCCCAACCTGGCCATACAGGTGAGTGCTGACACTGTCGAGAGCGTAGAAGAGCACGTTCACGTACACGGTGGAGCGGTTCCTCATCTACCTGCCCGACCACAACACCATTGACTTGAACCAGACGCTCATCGTGCCCAACGTGGCCATACTGGTGAGTGCTGACAGTGACACTGTCGCGAGCGGAGAAGAGCACGTTCACGTACACGGTGGAGCGGTTCCTCATCTACCTGCCCGACCACAACACCATTGACTTGAACCAGACGCTCATCGTGCCCAACGTGGCCATACTGGTGAGTGCTGACAGTGACACTGTCGCGAGCGGAGAAGAGCACGTTCACGTACACGGCGGAGCAGTTCCTCATCTACCTGCCCAACCACAACACCATTGATTTGAACCAGACGTTCGTCGTGCCCAACCTGGCCATACTGGTGAGTGCTGACACTGACACTGTCGCGAAACAAGAAGACGCTTTatttcgagcagtgttgtatcttcaattttgggcgttggaaacagaccttcatttaacttcatactatatttgaacccttttttaacgtccggtaaaaaagctctcgtgcgaatgagggctaactcAATTTAGAAGGTAATTGATACAGCTATACCTATCCAAAGCCAAGGGATGTCGCAAACTTTAAGATCTAAATCTGACGAGTATGTGTAAGAATTAGTGCCTACCTATCCTAAGATTTCACAACTTACTAATTTTGAAAGGTTTTATCGCGTGGATTTCGTATTTGCTCAATTTAAAATCGATTTCGCGATTACAAAGGAATAATTCACCATTAGAGCGCCTTAGAATTAGAAGGCAATCATACataatcatcaatttaaaacattaagtaCCACTGTACGGAGGTTCTGtgcataataataaaagtaaagggTCAGAATAAAGTACACAAGGTGTTCATTATCAAAATATCGTGCCAAGGCTGTACAATTACATTTAAGAGTGCACAGATTACTCTTCGTGATGATTGTGATGTGAACGCTGAATTTGACCCGTCATTGTCGCATTGGTATATTGTTATGTCGCCTACACACGTAACCAACGGAACCAACATCCGATTATAACGTTTGATCGCGTTGGCTCTTTTATTTTAGTCCTAATCCAGCCGTCCACCGAAGTCCAGGCTACATTGACGAAATAAAACTTTCTAACCTGTGGTCTGTGGTCCTTCAAAGtgcttttaaaacaataaattgaaCTATTAGCTAACTTGATCGCTTTTGTAAAAGGAATcgtttaatatattaatgatGTTCCATTGAAAACAGTCcagaaaatattttgattcCATTAACGAACTTAAAATGTAAAACGTACCTATACATTTTAAACAGGCTTGGTTGACTTAATCCTGCAAATAAACGGCGGAGTGGTTTCTCATCTACCTGATTTTCATACAATTTTCGCCTTCGAATCTCTTTCAATCTCAATGAAACAAAGTTTGAATATATGAAGCTCCAGGCTTACCTTAAGCTAGCTGTGAAAACCACGTGAAAacgtatactaatattaaaaagaggtaaagtttgtggttttggagggggttatctctggatctaatgaatttgaaaattcttttaccactagaaagcttcattatttgtgagtgtcgtaggctgtattttatcctaACTACGCGAGCAAAACCGCGGTGCGTCGGCTAATTTCACTATAAAAACACGATTTGTTTGTCAAACACTAGGATACATTTTTACTTTGCGTTGGTCTGTCGTGTAAAGgacaattaataacaacaataattaaataattatttaattagaaGTTCTGTGTCCaatttaagatattaaaaaaattaaaatataatttcttgaATGTTTATGGATGACCCCTTTGTAATTAATGAGGTTTAAGGATGCTCATTCAATATTAatccgttatagcccagtggatatgaccactgcttccggttccggagggcgtaggttcgaatccggtccggggcatgcatcgcattacttttcagttatgtgcattttaagaaattaaatatcacgtgtttcaaaatggtgaaggaaaaacatcgtgaggaaacctgcatacctgagattttttttaattctctacgtatgtgaagtcggccaatctgcattgggccagcgtggtggactattggcataacccctctcattctgagaggagatttttgctcagcagtgagccgaatattgtttaaagaaaaaatctaGGATTATCCTAAAACTTCACACCAATTGTActcatttgaaaataattgtaTCAGGGCTTGTCTTCGTATCTGCACAAAGCGAACTACTTCGTTCGCTCCGGTCTCAAGTTCCTGGTGAAAACACACGGCAGCAAATTTTTCGTGAAGAAAACAATATATGAATACTTGTGGGACAATAAGGACACCCTGCTCGACACCTCGCAGCACTTGGCGCCTGGACTCGTGCCCAGTACGAACATGGGCATGCTCAGTCGAGTAAGTAGCCTTTAAGTGAGTAAATATCAACTTATTATCCATATACATTATAAATGCCAGCCTGTCTTACCTACGAATATTTGAACCAAACCGACCAAAacaaccaaatcggttcacgGTTTGAAGATGAGGTCTAAAGATATGGCCAACTTAGGCTATCTTTCATCCCGAAAACATCCATCGTTTTGGCGGAATTAGTAAAACGGAATTTTACGTGaaaattcgcgggcgtccgctagttttccaTAAGTAACGTTTATAGTTCATCATTCATCAACAGATTGTACAAGGTAAAGaagaagaattttaatatttaacgaaTGAGACGGTTCGTATTGCAAGCAGTGGGAGGTTTAATTGCAGGCTGGCAATTTAAGTGGGCTGAAGTctagggcggcaaatttggTCCAAAAGTTTTCATCTTACAGAAATAGAAAAAACATGATATGCATATAGCAAGTATTGGTTTTTGTGATACTCTGCATTGTTAGCACCTGTAAGTATATGAAAAATACTAAACCCTCTGTAAATATACCTTACATGGAAGTACTTCgaacatcaaacgggttgcaaggagccgctgcatgctggcggctcgataccGCTGTGTTTGGAagtacatgcaagaggcctatgtccagccgtggacgtccatccactgtttatgatgatgaaagagGCCTGGTAATTAACACGGATTAATATAAAGCAATGAACTTACTCTTACACATATTTCTTACAGGTGTATGCAGACTTCGTAGATGAGATAACCGTGAAAATTGGTCCGCAGTGGGGCCATCACGACTTCTTCAAAACAGATAAAGTGCGCGGTTTATCGCAGTTTGCTGGATATGACAAGGACGTAAGTACTACGAgcatctatcatcatcatcagcattaacaacccatatacggcacGTGAAAGCCcagcctctgccttcgattcagagggcataggttcgaatccggtccggggcaagcacctccaacttttcagttatggcattctatgaaattaaatattacttgtctcaaacggtgaaggaaaaacgtcgtgagaaaATATGCTTAcccgaaaattttcttaattatccactagtgtgaagtctgccaatccccactgggccagcgtggtggagtattaagcctctcattctgagatgagactcgtgctcaacagtcagcTCAATATGGGTCTATTTTCAGTGTCCAGAGCGTATAACGGGGGCTACCGAAGGTGTGATGTACCACCAGCATCTGTCGAAGAGCGATGTCTTGTACTACCTGAGGAAGACCGTCTGCAAGCTTGTGACTTTATACTTCGATGGTGAGATATCTAGTCATTAACGGCACCAACATaggaaaagttttattattttacattaatctacttacctatattttttattcgcgCCATTAATAGCACCAAAATACTAGGGAGACATTTTACGAGTGAGACGACGAATGGACGAAGTTAGGATTCTATCTGGGGGGAGggggtacaatgtcgtgtagaaaccaaaaggggtggggattttcatccttctcctaacaagttagcccgcttccatcttagattgcatcatcacttaccatcaggtgagattaatagtcaaaggctaaattgtaaagaaaaaaaaaatccacccaACCCTCCCTTGGCGGACtgacaaaattgaattatttagcAACCACTAatcaaatgataatgaatgaactttaattatgagacgaatatcttagcattccatggattcaccgtgcaggtgccgggtccatcgcgtggtagagagaaaaactccgagcagagtcctgaacttgtgactacaggatgtagggttaaggaattccttgacgatcgatcaacactccccgttctctctcagccaaatttggtatgatcctattagagcagtttTAGTTATAgaactcgttctaatatagaactagctgcacttctagagaggccaatgTCTTTAAGCATGAGAGAGATTTTGCtagtaatcctctcgcacctacttctacagcgtacagactaactatttatttatttatttatttattcggaaaccaacgttgtatacaaaaaacttatgactaattaaacataacatgcataaaaaagtaatatgctacattgtacaccctacttacaggctaactcaacatgcgtttattttaatacaattcttaatttaccattaaaaaaaagaaacaaaaactaaatctacctaccactaaaaaaaaaagaaactaaaagaaagaaaaaaaaaaatgtaattacaacaataataatgggaattaacaataagaaattacatttaaaacaaaaacagaatgcatttaaagtacattattcatcgacatatgttttttaactttacttttaactACATAGGCattgttagttagttaatttgttaggtcataatatttattgacttttatactgtggtccttcggaatgttagtctcccacggcacattaagctctacaagtactattcgcttagtttgtttggctAAAGGAAaagtctggtctagatctcgaatttaattttaaatgaaatcttGTAAATATTTCAGAGGAGGTCACAGTGGACGGAGTACCGCTGTACCGGTATAATCTGTCAGAGAGCGCGTTCGACAGAGTCAAGAACGGCACCGACTGCTACTCCATGGACAACACCTTGCCTGACGGGATCAGTGACACTTCTAAATGCTTCTATGgtaaatacctactcgtagctcTAGCAGCATTGTGTGCGAAAAAAAGAGAAGGtatgtaagtacttacttacctttaagaaatacctACTAACATTTGCCTCTTAGATTTTACCTACATAAACTTAACAAGagaatagtttatttgtttgtttgtgaggAATAAGCATGGCTACTGCACCAAATTACCAATTTTTCACCGGTAGTAAGCTACTTAATTTATCAGTAAGTAACATGGGCTTAGTGAGCACGGCTagaaataattgattttaaaaaaatttagaaatcCGTTCGGGTGTCCGGTAgtttataataagtacctacctaaatatgttTTTGGCTATTTCTCAAATTAACTTTAGGACTTTTTAATCTTCATCGCGGCATTTCCATCcaatattcatatatttaaCTTACTGAGTAAAAATCAATTTTCTTTCCAGATTTCCCGATGGTAGCGTCCTACCCTCACTTCTACACCGGCTCGCCGCCGAAGGACACATACGTGACAGGAATGAAGCCGGACAGATACAAACATAACTCCTACATAATGGTGGAACCGGTAAGTATaaaatggcatccttttgttgttgATGTGTTCTGTCCAGTCCACTAGCACAAAACatttcgcatcgacgtttccAATAAGAGGAAAAGCGAAGATGTGCCCTTGAACTTCAAGAAATCCCTTTCCGATTTCTtttgtttcctaacacttacgatttgtgcaccttcaaagAAAGAGTCAAGATTGAacaggcattttctaggcaagcgcgctctaAGACCTTATCATTgttttccaccaggcatgattgtagtcaagagcaaaTCTTATTTAACTAACAAAATCTTTACGACGTCTCCGAACTAAGTCAGGTGACTCTACGCGCAGGTAATACCTAAGTATCTGCATAGCCGGCGATACTTAAAATCTTGTACTGCCCAGCTGCCAACCGCCAACGTCaaaaagattgcatccgactataccaaATAACATTTCCAGATGACCGGCATACCGTTCCGCGCAGTGGCGCGAATGCAGTGCAACATGCGAGTACACAACATGTCTGCCTTCTACTCACCGGAGTACCTCAGGTTCTCCAACACGGTGGTGCCTATCGGGTGGATCGAATATGTGAGTGAATCGCATTCTCTCTCCTTTGCCGGAATATCAGCACCACAGCTAGGAATGGCTTCGTACTACTTGCTGGAGTACCTCCGGTTCTCCAACACGCTGTTGCTTGGGTGGATcgaatatgtatatatgtatatgtaatatgGATCTCTTTATCAGTTCTTTGCCTGAATACCAGCACCACAGCTAGCTATTGCTTCGTATACAACTCGGCCGAGTACCTCAGGTTTTCCAACACGCTGTTGCCTATCACGATGTCGGGGGCGCCAGGACCAAAACACCCTTTCCGAACGCCCCTCTAAGCCGATAGTCCGAGTCTAAAAAGacacgcccttagagagtcgttctgcCCATCTACTCTACTTCTGCCTTCGAGCCCCAACAGGCGTTGCTTCTGCGGGCTTCCAAACCCCCGGttacgccgctgaggtcccaatTAAGGAGCCTACGCCACTTAcatattctgaaaaaaaaactgttgcCTATCGGATGGATCGAAAATGTGAGTGGATTTCATTCTGTCTCCTTTGCCTGAATAGCCGCACCACAGCTAGCTATGGCTTCGTACTACTCGCCTGAATAGGTACCTCAGGTTCTCTAACACATAGGTGCCTATCGGCTGGATCGAATGTGTGAGTAGATTTAATTCTTCCTTCTTCTTCGTCTAAGTACCAGCACCTCAGCTAGCTATGACTTCTGTTGAGAAACGTATGCGCGCCACAAGTTTCTCAGTTTCTCCAACGGTTGTGCCTATAGGTTGGATCGAATCGGCAGGAACTCATGATGACAGATAAACAACTTAACAGATAACCACAAGACAAATGGGATAGTACCTACTAATGGTGTAATTCTAGAAGTTTCCTTAGCGTAGATGTAATCGAGCACAAAACGAAACCgtagtttaaataaaagctaaatAATGTTTTGCTTAAAAGAGAAGCTATATAATTTTTTGCTCTTATTTTTCCAGAATCAAGAAGGTCTTCCAAAGCACGTCCGCTACACTATCTACTTCATGGTGAATGTGCTACCGCCGTTGTCAATTGTAATCTTCATCATCACCCTTTTGTTAGGATTTTATCTCAtcacaaaacaaatattctCACACAAAATGAAGAAGTACGTTCTACCTAccattttgaatttcaaaaaacAGAAAGCCGCCAATTTGACGAGCAATGGTATACTAGCGTATGAAAAAGAGAACTTCTTGAAGAAATCTAGCAAAAGTTAGTTCAATGTCTACTTGCTACATAATAAAGTGTAAGTACCTAACAACAATTAATTAGATAGTAAAAATTAAAGAGCATTATCGTTTAGTGTATTTGACTGTTACGTAATTATAGGCAAAATTCTTTagagcgcgcagcgtgtcggtacgatatggataaaattcgaagcgcaaacgagacgccgaattatgactttcacgtgagtgaaaagcacggagcgattgacgcgcgacgcaaattttatgacgtgagcgccaaaaccatttttacctaattgcaagtaaattaaacaacataacgaaaaacaaaatggccatgttcaagatatttacccaattttttatacaaaacaaaaatttaagtaaataagtttgcttttcctgagattgaaagcaaaatgtgagcaaaacatgtattttccaaaaaaaaaattatcgagaaaagttttacaaattgtgtattttgtatagtcataacgaagctaacactttgggCAATATCATTtgccca
Above is a window of Bicyclus anynana chromosome 8, ilBicAnyn1.1, whole genome shotgun sequence DNA encoding:
- the LOC112052027 gene encoding lysosome membrane protein 2, with the protein product MSDTPTMTLSSDSDSTSCTRSNSESIENNSLNSLIEGQESFAGDCSNDCGNQCSMSCADDPSQLKRRRCICFNSIGQSVWGVILIIASISGFIFPPLDVMLWEKLNMRPGFPPYDWWADPPDEVKMRAYVFNVTNHERFLLGLDDKMHVEEIGPIVYLEKLKHSNMRFNENSTLTYTAERFLIYLPDHNTIDLNQTLVVPNLAILGLSSYLHKANYFVRSGLKFLVKTHGSKFFVKKTIYEYLWDNKDTLLDTSQHLAPGLVPSTNMGMLSRVYADFVDEITVKIGPQWGHHDFFKTDKVRGLSQFAGYDKDCPERITGATEGVMYHQHLSKSDVLYYLRKTVCKLVTLYFDEEVTVDGVPLYRYNLSESAFDRVKNGTDCYSMDNTLPDGISDTSKCFYDFPMVASYPHFYTGSPPKDTYVTGMKPDRYKHNSYIMVEPMTGIPFRAVARMQCNMRVHNMSAFYSPEYLRFSNTVVPIGWIEYNQEGLPKHVRYTIYFMVNVLPPLSIVIFIITLLLGFYLITKQIFSHKMKKYVLPTILNFKKQKAANLTSNGILAYEKENFLKKSSKS